The following are encoded in a window of Amycolatopsis lexingtonensis genomic DNA:
- a CDS encoding amidohydrolase → MAADLVLTNAVVYTVDAARPWASALAVSGGKIVALEDAERGPKTEVLDLGGKFVMPGLVDVHNHHAMAGRAELFELTFGADAGLDDILGSVRARAASLGPDEWLTGGAWASTLVSALSTSAARRALDDAAGGRPVSLSDDSRHNRWVSTRALELAGITAATPDPPGGVIVRDGGEPSGLLLEAAGVLVERVTGALTPEQHRRASQRAIEILHGFGVTAFQDAGVSTDILGALRSLDLDGELAAWVVTSLLVNDPIFGFDPVGAPLLEVAGSYRSPHHRPDFVKIFLDGVPPTRTAAFLEPYLPDETHGGCFHGSTTMAPAELTEWLLKAAAAGFSAKVHCTGDASVRQFLDAVEQVRAAGFADTRFQVAHGQFVHPDDLPRFAALGVAADISPFLWVPGVIPAAIAEVLPASRASRMQPNRALLDSGALVAGGSDWPVSESPNAWVGIAGLVSRRDPFGRRPGALWPEQAITLAEAIEVFTLGGARACGLDDVTGALTPGRSADFVVLDRDPFRTSRVAATRVAETWFAGRRVFER, encoded by the coding sequence GTGGCCGCCGACCTGGTCTTGACCAACGCCGTCGTGTACACAGTGGACGCCGCGCGGCCGTGGGCGTCCGCGCTCGCGGTGTCCGGCGGGAAGATCGTCGCGCTCGAAGACGCCGAGCGCGGGCCGAAGACGGAGGTCCTCGACCTCGGCGGCAAGTTCGTGATGCCGGGCCTGGTCGACGTGCACAACCACCACGCGATGGCCGGGCGCGCCGAGCTGTTCGAGCTGACCTTCGGCGCCGACGCGGGCCTGGACGACATCCTCGGCTCGGTCCGGGCGCGGGCCGCGTCGCTGGGGCCGGACGAGTGGCTGACCGGCGGGGCGTGGGCGTCCACTTTGGTCTCGGCGTTGTCCACTTCGGCCGCTCGACGGGCGTTGGACGACGCTGCCGGAGGCCGTCCGGTGTCCCTTTCGGACGACAGCAGGCACAACCGCTGGGTCAGCACGCGCGCCCTCGAACTGGCCGGGATCACGGCGGCCACGCCGGACCCGCCCGGCGGTGTCATCGTCCGGGACGGCGGCGAACCCAGCGGGCTCCTGCTGGAGGCGGCCGGGGTTCTGGTCGAGCGGGTGACCGGCGCCCTGACTCCCGAGCAGCACCGCCGGGCGTCGCAGCGGGCGATCGAGATCCTGCACGGCTTCGGCGTCACGGCGTTCCAGGACGCCGGCGTCTCGACCGACATCCTGGGCGCGCTGCGGTCGCTCGACCTCGACGGCGAGCTGGCCGCGTGGGTGGTGACGTCGTTGCTGGTCAACGACCCGATCTTCGGCTTCGACCCGGTCGGCGCGCCGCTGCTGGAGGTGGCGGGCAGCTACCGGAGCCCGCACCACCGCCCGGACTTCGTGAAGATCTTCCTGGACGGCGTCCCGCCGACCCGAACGGCGGCGTTCCTCGAGCCGTACCTGCCGGACGAGACGCACGGCGGGTGTTTCCACGGGTCGACGACGATGGCCCCGGCCGAACTGACCGAATGGCTCCTGAAAGCCGCCGCGGCCGGTTTCTCGGCGAAGGTGCACTGCACCGGCGACGCGTCGGTGCGGCAGTTCCTGGACGCGGTCGAACAGGTGCGAGCCGCGGGGTTCGCGGACACGCGGTTCCAGGTGGCGCACGGGCAGTTCGTGCACCCGGACGACCTGCCGCGGTTCGCCGCGCTGGGTGTGGCGGCGGACATTTCGCCGTTCCTGTGGGTGCCGGGCGTGATCCCGGCGGCGATCGCCGAGGTGCTCCCGGCGTCGCGAGCTTCGCGGATGCAGCCGAACCGGGCGTTGCTGGACAGCGGCGCGCTCGTCGCGGGCGGGTCGGACTGGCCGGTGAGCGAGTCGCCGAACGCGTGGGTGGGGATCGCGGGGCTGGTCTCGCGGCGGGATCCGTTCGGGCGCCGGCCGGGGGCGTTGTGGCCGGAGCAGGCGATCACGCTGGCCGAGGCGATCGAGGTGTTCACCCTGGGCGGGGCGCGGGCGTGCGGGCTCGACGACGTCACGGGCGCGTTGACGCCGGGCCGGTCGGCGGACTTCGTGGTGCTGGACCGGGATCCCTTCCGGACGTCCCGGGTGGCGGCGACGAGGGTCGCGGAGACGTGGTTCGCGGGGCGGCGCGTGTTCGAGCGCTGA
- a CDS encoding molybdenum cofactor biosynthesis F family protein, translating to MTTLSDTSTWLPLDGLAPGFDANKAPVVGDLHGRAFVLHDDGDGPDRTARFTGARVAWDGSTVLCETFLVDPDLYYVQFHPAPREAVSLLLDLREGRALVVTTTIGDDGTPRVTQEFRPATLDGVEARGEPMAPSTALIGRRVVWVYSREHAYEHVYLSPHWYTWQCLAGPERGLADTDENTVYRIRPGIHVFAWREKVIPCASVTVADHRDARRLRSHGVLFGLDGTGERPTHFTFGAYGRLLSTTVHPDGLDPAEG from the coding sequence TTGACGACTCTCTCGGACACTTCGACCTGGCTTCCGCTGGACGGCCTCGCCCCGGGCTTCGACGCGAACAAGGCCCCGGTGGTCGGCGACCTGCACGGCCGCGCGTTCGTCCTGCACGACGACGGCGACGGCCCGGACCGCACCGCCCGGTTCACCGGCGCGCGCGTCGCGTGGGACGGCTCGACCGTCCTCTGCGAGACATTCCTGGTCGACCCCGACCTGTACTACGTCCAGTTCCACCCCGCCCCGCGCGAGGCGGTTTCGCTCCTGCTGGACCTGCGCGAAGGCCGCGCGCTGGTCGTCACCACCACGATCGGCGACGACGGCACGCCGCGCGTCACCCAGGAGTTCCGGCCCGCGACGCTCGACGGCGTCGAGGCGCGCGGGGAGCCGATGGCGCCGAGCACCGCGCTGATCGGGCGCCGGGTGGTGTGGGTCTACAGCCGTGAGCACGCCTACGAACACGTCTACCTCAGCCCGCACTGGTACACCTGGCAGTGCCTGGCCGGGCCCGAGCGCGGGCTCGCCGACACCGACGAGAACACCGTGTACCGGATCCGGCCTGGCATCCACGTGTTCGCCTGGCGCGAGAAGGTCATCCCGTGCGCGTCGGTCACCGTCGCCGACCACCGCGACGCCCGCCGCCTGCGCTCCCACGGCGTCCTCTTCGGACTCGACGGCACCGGCGAGCGGCCGACGCACTTCACCTTCGGCGCGTACGGGCGGCTGCTGAGCACCACGGTCCACCCGGACGGCCTGGACCCGGCGGAGGGCTGA
- a CDS encoding primary-amine oxidase, translated as MSTPHPLDPLTAAELSAGRAILAEAGLAGGTIRVPQAVPVEPAKEDVRAGAGDRRIRYTLLDTATGRAGEAVVSVTKQELVSWDDWADTEGQPSYLFEEYALAERLTKASSGWQAAMARRGLADRIGHAFCAPLAPGYFGREDETGRVMRTLTFLREDADDSPWAHPVEGLVVHLDLTRQRVLRVEDEGDIPVPAEHGRYTGVPARTTLKPIEITQPDGPSFTVDGTEVTWEGWRLRVGFNAREGLTLHQMSFQDRPVLYRASVPEMVVPYGDVAPGRFWISYFDAGEYQFGKNGNDLRLGCDCVGEIHYFPAWIADDRGEPVEIPRAICLHEEDDGILWKHTDLAGRPEVRRSRRLVVSSISTIGNYDYGHYWYFHLDGSIAFEAKATGIVFCGAGTPGRDQPHAAELAPGLFAPVHQHLFCARLDVEVDGDRTSLHEVDVEGVPTGPGNPYGNAFTWRSTPLRTEREAMRLADPARARVWEVRSASRTNRLGKPTAYQLVPSPSATLLAQPDATVHARATFATKHLWATPYREDERFPAGERPNAHPGGAGLPAWTAADRDLVDTDLVLWHVFGPTHVPRPEDWPVMPVDRSGFLFRPYGFLDRNPALDLPSGDHCDH; from the coding sequence GTGAGCACGCCGCACCCCCTCGACCCGCTGACCGCCGCCGAGCTGAGCGCGGGCCGCGCGATCCTCGCCGAAGCCGGGCTCGCCGGCGGCACGATCCGCGTCCCGCAGGCCGTCCCCGTCGAACCCGCCAAGGAAGACGTGCGCGCCGGCGCCGGCGACCGCCGCATCCGCTACACGCTCCTCGACACCGCCACCGGCCGGGCCGGGGAAGCCGTGGTGTCGGTGACCAAGCAGGAACTGGTCTCCTGGGACGACTGGGCGGACACCGAAGGACAGCCGTCGTACCTGTTCGAGGAGTACGCGCTGGCCGAGCGGCTGACGAAGGCGTCGTCGGGCTGGCAGGCCGCGATGGCGCGCCGCGGCCTCGCCGACCGGATCGGCCACGCCTTCTGCGCTCCCCTGGCGCCCGGGTACTTCGGGCGCGAGGACGAAACCGGCCGCGTCATGCGCACGCTGACCTTCCTGCGCGAAGACGCCGACGACAGCCCGTGGGCGCATCCCGTCGAAGGCCTGGTCGTGCACCTCGACCTGACGCGCCAGCGCGTGCTGCGCGTCGAAGACGAGGGCGACATCCCGGTGCCCGCCGAGCACGGGCGCTACACCGGCGTCCCGGCCCGCACGACGCTCAAGCCGATCGAGATCACCCAGCCCGACGGCCCGAGCTTCACCGTCGACGGCACCGAGGTGACGTGGGAGGGCTGGCGCCTGCGCGTCGGCTTCAACGCCCGCGAAGGCCTGACATTGCACCAGATGAGCTTCCAGGACCGGCCGGTCCTCTACCGGGCGTCCGTCCCCGAGATGGTCGTCCCGTACGGGGACGTCGCGCCCGGCCGGTTCTGGATCAGCTACTTCGACGCCGGGGAGTACCAGTTCGGCAAGAACGGCAACGACCTGCGGCTCGGCTGCGACTGCGTCGGCGAGATCCACTACTTCCCGGCGTGGATCGCCGACGACCGCGGCGAGCCGGTCGAAATCCCACGGGCGATCTGCCTGCACGAGGAGGACGACGGGATCCTCTGGAAGCACACCGACCTCGCCGGACGGCCCGAGGTCCGCCGGTCGCGGCGGCTGGTGGTGTCGTCGATCTCCACCATCGGCAACTACGACTACGGCCACTACTGGTACTTCCACCTCGACGGCTCGATCGCGTTCGAGGCGAAGGCCACCGGCATCGTCTTCTGCGGCGCCGGGACACCCGGCCGGGACCAGCCGCACGCCGCCGAGCTCGCACCCGGGTTGTTCGCGCCGGTGCACCAGCACCTGTTCTGCGCCCGGCTCGACGTCGAGGTCGACGGCGACCGCACCAGCCTGCACGAGGTCGACGTCGAGGGGGTGCCGACCGGGCCGGGCAACCCGTACGGGAACGCGTTCACCTGGCGGAGCACGCCGTTGCGGACCGAGCGGGAGGCGATGCGCCTCGCCGATCCCGCCCGGGCCCGCGTCTGGGAGGTCCGCAGCGCTTCGCGGACCAACCGGCTCGGCAAGCCGACCGCCTACCAGCTGGTGCCGAGCCCGTCGGCGACGCTGCTGGCGCAGCCGGACGCGACGGTGCACGCCCGCGCGACGTTCGCGACGAAGCACCTGTGGGCGACGCCGTACCGCGAGGACGAGCGGTTCCCGGCCGGCGAGCGGCCCAACGCCCACCCCGGCGGCGCGGGCCTGCCCGCCTGGACCGCCGCCGACCGCGACCTCGTCGACACCGACCTCGTGCTGTGGCACGTCTTCGGCCCGACGCACGTCCCGCGTCCCGAGGACTGGCCGGTGATGCCGGTCGACCGCTCCGGCTTCCTGTTCCGGCCGTACGGGTTCCTCGACCGCAACCCCGCGCTCGACCTCCCCTCCGGCGACCACTGCGACCACTGA